The Oleidesulfovibrio alaskensis DSM 16109 genome has a segment encoding these proteins:
- a CDS encoding patatin-like phospholipase family protein, producing the protein MSDDSSGFPKNIGLALGSGSARGWSHIGVLQALAEAGIEIRYVAGTSIGSLVGAACALGKMDVLENFARQLDWKQIVSFLDVTFPRSGLIDGKKISDFFRSHVREMNIEELPLRYCAVATDLATGREVVLNKGDLIEAIRASISVPGIFTPVRKNGGFLVDGGLVNPVPVSAVRKMGADYVIAVDLNHDIIDKRSTAGIAPVDSSVAGMVVQPQPAEWRIAQDLTNRLSEFGSPALSQVRQWLQRDPVPNIFDVLTTAINIMEVQITATRLATDPPDLLIRPKLGDVRFLEFHRAEEAIAEGYREAMVQLKERWKCAAKRDLPGGFLPGRTEDGN; encoded by the coding sequence ATGTCGGACGATAGCTCAGGTTTTCCGAAAAATATCGGCCTGGCTCTGGGTAGCGGCTCCGCACGGGGATGGTCTCATATCGGTGTATTGCAGGCACTAGCTGAGGCAGGAATAGAAATCAGGTACGTCGCCGGCACCAGCATTGGTTCGTTGGTAGGGGCCGCATGTGCCCTTGGCAAAATGGATGTGCTGGAAAATTTTGCCCGTCAGCTCGACTGGAAACAGATTGTTTCCTTCCTGGATGTAACTTTTCCGAGGTCGGGACTCATTGATGGAAAGAAGATCAGCGATTTCTTTCGTTCTCATGTTCGAGAAATGAACATTGAAGAATTACCTCTCCGCTATTGCGCGGTTGCCACCGACCTGGCCACGGGTCGTGAGGTCGTGTTGAACAAAGGGGACCTCATAGAGGCAATCCGCGCGAGCATCTCGGTTCCGGGCATTTTCACGCCGGTCAGGAAAAACGGCGGCTTTCTGGTGGATGGAGGGCTGGTCAACCCCGTGCCGGTGAGCGCTGTCAGGAAAATGGGAGCGGATTACGTCATCGCTGTTGATTTGAACCATGACATTATCGACAAAAGGAGTACCGCCGGCATCGCTCCGGTTGATTCATCGGTGGCAGGTATGGTTGTTCAGCCCCAGCCCGCAGAATGGAGAATCGCGCAGGATCTGACCAACAGGCTCAGCGAATTCGGTTCGCCCGCGTTATCGCAAGTGCGCCAGTGGCTGCAAAGGGACCCCGTGCCAAATATCTTTGATGTGTTGACGACTGCAATCAATATTATGGAAGTGCAGATCACCGCAACAAGATTGGCAACCGATCCGCCCGATCTGCTGATTCGGCCGAAGCTGGGGGATGTTCGTTTTCTCGAATTCCATCGGGCCGAGGAGGCCATTGCCGAGGGGTACCGAGAAGCCATGGTGCAGCTCAAAGAAAGATGGAAGTGTGCCGCCAAAAGAGATTTGCCAGGAGGTTTTTTACCGGGGAGGACGGAAGATGGGAATTAA
- a CDS encoding efflux RND transporter permease subunit yields MKLPEISVRRPVTTVMVFAAITLLGCVAFFRLNLDLLPDIEPPAVSVITPYPGASATDVESEVTKYLEDQLSTTPNLDRLESKSKDNIAIVNCIFNWGTDLDVAVNDIREKIDLAKPDLADGAEDPFIFKFSSSMVPVLIMTVTAEESSPDLYRIVDKQIADPLKRVPGVGAVVYIGGQERQINVHFDREAIDAYHISVQQIRNVLAAENLNLPVGTVKIGRNELQIRVAGRYRDAAEIANTVIGSNGDALVRLRDVATVTDAFEEPQEWARSGKLPAIALLIQKQSGANTVNVIEAIKDRLKTLKTEVPADIEIHGILDNSDHIYAMINSLTEAAVVGGLLVIVVCFLFLRRFRTSLVVSMAIPFSIIVAFIGLFVMDYTINVISMMSLAIAVGMVVDDAIVVLENIVRHVDDGKPPQLAAVEGTSEVGMAVAASTLTIVAVFAPLLLVKGIAGIIFGQLAFMILITILASLFISLTLTPMAASRLLRSRDQRKLNPVFVWSERLLNGIEAGYSHVLGWGLRHRNILLSLIVIVFIGSLALIPLVGTEFFPEVDSGEVEVVLEMAQGTRVEVTAGITQEMLNAVNAIPEMEASYALAGQTKKGFLTALGFEEGTNIGRIGGRLIDKKERSRHAKEIASELREQVTKLPGVENFSASAVSAIQKAFLGGGRAISIDILGHDIEMTNEVAAKIQRIVESTPGAVDVAVSRKRPRPEVRICLDRDKAASLGLNVALVADALRTNYYGFDDTKFREAGDDFDIELRLKKDQRETIREIGETPITTLTGQTIKLRNVASVRETFGPVEIDRKNRTRVTKVQAGVQGRVLGDVVRDVREKMASLDLPPGVSIEWGGEVEEQRKAFRDLTLLLILGIVLVYMVMAGEFEDFVDPFIIMFSVPFAFVGVIWAFVATATPLNLMSFIGVIMLMGIVVKNAIVLVDYTKQLRAGGMTLNEAVVTGGKTRLRPVLMTSLTTIFGMVPLALSRGEGSEIWNALGITVIGGLSVSGLVTLILVPLMYSLVHRGKAK; encoded by the coding sequence ATGAAATTACCGGAGATATCCGTCCGCAGGCCGGTCACGACCGTTATGGTTTTCGCTGCCATTACATTGCTGGGTTGCGTGGCTTTTTTCAGGCTCAACCTCGACTTGTTGCCGGATATTGAACCTCCGGCCGTGAGTGTCATCACACCCTATCCGGGGGCTTCCGCCACGGATGTTGAGTCGGAGGTGACCAAGTACCTGGAAGACCAGCTTTCCACCACACCGAATCTCGACCGGCTGGAGTCAAAGTCCAAAGACAACATCGCCATCGTCAATTGCATATTCAACTGGGGCACCGACCTGGATGTTGCGGTCAACGATATCCGGGAGAAGATCGATCTTGCCAAGCCGGACCTTGCCGATGGAGCGGAAGACCCCTTTATCTTCAAGTTCAGCAGTTCCATGGTGCCGGTGCTCATCATGACGGTGACGGCGGAAGAAAGCAGTCCCGATCTTTACAGAATTGTGGACAAGCAGATCGCCGATCCGTTGAAGCGTGTGCCCGGCGTGGGCGCTGTCGTCTATATCGGCGGTCAGGAAAGACAGATCAATGTGCATTTCGACCGCGAAGCAATAGATGCTTATCACATTTCCGTCCAGCAGATCAGAAATGTTCTCGCCGCTGAAAACCTGAACCTTCCGGTGGGCACCGTCAAGATCGGGAGGAATGAACTCCAGATCAGAGTGGCGGGGCGCTATCGGGATGCAGCGGAAATCGCAAATACGGTGATCGGAAGCAACGGCGACGCGCTTGTGCGGCTCAGAGACGTGGCCACGGTCACCGATGCCTTTGAGGAGCCGCAGGAGTGGGCACGGTCGGGCAAGCTCCCCGCGATTGCTTTACTTATCCAGAAGCAGTCCGGCGCCAATACCGTCAACGTGATCGAAGCCATAAAAGATCGCCTCAAGACACTGAAGACCGAAGTGCCGGCGGATATCGAAATCCACGGGATTCTGGATAACTCAGATCACATTTATGCGATGATCAATAGTTTGACCGAAGCCGCCGTCGTCGGAGGCCTTTTGGTCATTGTCGTCTGTTTCCTGTTTCTCCGGCGGTTTCGCACCAGCCTGGTCGTCTCAATGGCAATTCCTTTTTCGATTATCGTCGCCTTTATCGGCCTCTTCGTCATGGATTATACCATCAACGTCATTTCCATGATGAGTCTTGCCATTGCTGTGGGAATGGTGGTGGACGATGCCATCGTCGTACTTGAAAACATCGTGCGGCATGTGGACGATGGCAAGCCTCCGCAGTTGGCCGCCGTGGAGGGAACATCCGAAGTGGGTATGGCGGTAGCCGCGTCAACATTGACCATTGTAGCTGTCTTCGCCCCTCTTCTCTTAGTGAAAGGGATCGCCGGCATCATCTTTGGTCAGTTGGCGTTCATGATCTTGATTACGATTCTGGCCTCGCTTTTCATTTCATTGACGTTGACCCCCATGGCTGCTTCCCGTTTGCTCCGTTCACGGGATCAAAGAAAGCTCAATCCGGTATTTGTATGGAGCGAGCGTTTGCTGAATGGAATCGAAGCCGGTTATTCTCACGTCCTGGGATGGGGACTAAGGCACCGTAACATTTTGCTTTCACTTATAGTTATTGTATTTATCGGCAGTCTGGCACTGATTCCTTTGGTCGGTACGGAATTTTTCCCCGAAGTGGATTCGGGGGAAGTGGAGGTGGTCCTGGAGATGGCGCAGGGCACCCGAGTGGAGGTCACGGCCGGAATTACGCAAGAAATGCTCAACGCGGTGAACGCCATTCCGGAAATGGAAGCCTCCTATGCCCTGGCAGGTCAGACCAAGAAAGGTTTTTTAACGGCCCTCGGTTTTGAAGAGGGGACCAACATCGGTCGCATCGGAGGCCGTCTCATTGATAAGAAAGAACGGAGTCGCCATGCCAAGGAGATCGCTTCGGAGCTTCGTGAGCAAGTCACAAAACTGCCGGGTGTTGAGAATTTTTCCGCCAGCGCCGTAAGCGCCATCCAGAAGGCCTTTCTGGGGGGCGGCCGTGCCATCAGCATCGATATTCTGGGTCATGATATCGAGATGACAAACGAAGTTGCTGCGAAAATCCAACGCATCGTGGAATCAACACCCGGAGCGGTGGATGTCGCTGTCAGTAGAAAGAGACCACGGCCGGAAGTGCGGATTTGTCTTGACCGGGATAAGGCGGCATCTTTGGGGTTGAATGTGGCGCTTGTCGCCGACGCATTGAGAACCAACTACTATGGTTTCGATGATACGAAGTTCCGGGAGGCGGGTGACGACTTCGACATCGAGTTGCGACTGAAAAAAGACCAGCGGGAAACGATTCGTGAAATCGGGGAAACCCCCATCACCACCCTGACCGGTCAGACCATCAAGCTCCGGAACGTCGCGTCTGTTCGTGAAACCTTTGGGCCTGTGGAGATCGACCGGAAAAACAGGACCCGCGTCACAAAGGTTCAGGCGGGCGTCCAGGGCAGGGTTCTGGGGGATGTGGTACGGGATGTTCGAGAAAAGATGGCCTCTCTTGACCTGCCTCCCGGCGTTTCCATCGAATGGGGCGGGGAGGTGGAGGAACAGCGAAAAGCGTTCCGCGACCTGACCCTCCTTTTGATTCTGGGAATAGTCCTTGTCTACATGGTCATGGCAGGGGAGTTCGAGGATTTCGTTGACCCATTCATCATCATGTTTTCGGTTCCCTTCGCTTTCGTCGGGGTGATCTGGGCCTTCGTTGCCACGGCCACTCCGCTCAACCTGATGAGCTTCATCGGGGTAATCATGCTCATGGGCATTGTTGTAAAGAACGCCATTGTGCTCGTGGATTATACCAAGCAACTGAGAGCAGGTGGGATGACGCTAAACGAAGCGGTGGTCACGGGCGGAAAAACACGCCTGAGGCCGGTGCTCATGACGAGTTTGACCACCATATTCGGCATGGTCCCATTAGCCCTTTCCAGAGGGGAAGGCTCTGAAATATGGAATGCACTGGGCATCACGGTCATTGGGGGACTGTCGGTCAGCGGCCTTGTGACATTGATTCTGGTGCCGCTAATGTATTCGCTGGTTCACCGGGGTAAAGCAAAATGA
- a CDS encoding putative ABC transporter permease gives MTADVVNFFFSFSFFSILGWMLEVSYRSVRDKRFVNPGLLKGPYLILYGAGAVMLMAAVSLLQESNWGTKAFAYFIITTGLEFGSGLVAQYFFQIRLWDYSDQRFNYRGHICLKFSLYWILLAFAFEYAVLPPYQSMLVLLSPVFKWIVAGATISIMSMDFLAVAAGRFLRLTPEEKTLMEAEFVNTARPLLDLPEVAKLAQYNHHRGKTRLDHVEEVACLSFRWGKRLSLDTRAIIRGALLHDLFYYDWLHDGPRLHGFRHHTIALENARSITGLTEKEADIIKKHMWPLTVIPPRHMESLVVSLVDTFCSARDYLSMKKQDKPTEAASRCVHPEPGDEKR, from the coding sequence ATGACGGCCGATGTTGTAAACTTCTTCTTTTCTTTCTCCTTTTTTTCCATTCTTGGATGGATGCTGGAGGTCTCCTATCGTTCCGTGCGTGACAAGCGGTTCGTCAATCCCGGCCTCCTGAAGGGGCCGTATCTCATCCTTTACGGTGCCGGCGCAGTGATGCTTATGGCAGCGGTTTCATTGCTGCAGGAATCCAATTGGGGAACCAAGGCCTTCGCTTATTTCATAATCACAACCGGACTCGAATTCGGCTCCGGATTGGTTGCTCAATACTTTTTCCAGATCCGTCTGTGGGACTATTCGGACCAAAGATTTAATTACAGGGGGCACATCTGTCTAAAATTCTCCCTGTACTGGATACTGCTGGCCTTCGCTTTTGAATATGCCGTTTTGCCCCCCTATCAAAGCATGCTCGTCCTGCTTTCACCGGTCTTCAAGTGGATAGTGGCCGGAGCAACGATCTCAATCATGTCGATGGATTTCCTGGCGGTTGCAGCCGGGCGTTTCCTCCGCCTGACGCCGGAAGAGAAAACTCTGATGGAGGCGGAATTCGTCAACACGGCAAGGCCGCTTCTCGATCTGCCGGAGGTTGCAAAACTGGCGCAGTATAACCATCACAGGGGGAAAACCCGATTGGATCATGTGGAGGAGGTGGCCTGCCTGAGCTTTCGCTGGGGAAAAAGACTTTCCCTTGACACCCGGGCGATTATCCGGGGTGCGTTGCTGCACGATCTTTTCTACTATGACTGGCTGCATGACGGACCCAGGCTGCACGGTTTCCGGCACCATACTATCGCTCTTGAGAACGCCCGCAGCATCACCGGTCTTACCGAAAAAGAAGCGGATATTATTAAAAAACACATGTGGCCGCTTACTGTTATACCGCCGCGCCATATGGAATCGCTGGTGGTTTCTCTGGTGGATACCTTTTGCTCTGCAAGGGACTATCTGAGCATGAAGAAACAAGACAAACCCACAGAGGCGGCCTCCCGTTGCGTTCATCCGGAACCGGGAGATGAAAAAAGATGA
- a CDS encoding acyl-CoA dehydratase activase has translation MKNHAESLYFAGIDIGSTTAKAVILDKEGGMVFFRYCRHQGKTVETTRRIFNDALEKLGDVELDLAVTGSAGMGAAEFFGLPFVQEVVASAHVIEKFFPEARTFIEIGGEDSKIIFFDGSGRPDIRMNGSCAGGTGAFIDQMAVLLGVDVAELNVLAGKATNIYPIASRCGVFAKTDIQALLSRHVSREDVAASIFHSVALQVITALSRGREMERKILIGGGPLTFYPILRKAFANLLGIEHPDDLVLPDHPELLPAMGAAMVRNGKPCRGRISNFLSMSERGVSRATNSGTKRLPPLFASNYEFEIWQKRHERNLVPRIDLPEAKGKDLFLGVDSGSTTTKIVLVDEKGKLVLSYYGPNNGDPIQAVKKGLAEFRKKFVSAGFAPRITRTAATGYGESLIRTAFGLDDGLVETMAHYRAARRFEPDVSFILDIGGQDMKAIYIHDNAVAEIQINEACSSGCGSFIETFARSLGYSVQEFAEIACDSKSPFDLGTRCTIFMNSKVKQALREGATVGDISAGLAYSVIKNALYKVLKLKDVDVLGDKIVVQGGTFRNSAVLRALEMLLNKEVIRPDISELMGAYGAALTALANHRAHVVAAVAPQQEALKGPDRPGRETDDLVFEKLVMGSGFSKKEIRCRGCENQCRVLKLTFSNGNHFYTGNRCERRFSNNPDAQRKGRNLIDDQIRLLFERNTEPEGEPIFTYGIPRCLNMYENFPFWCAFLTTCGFRVVLSSESNFQLYEKGSSTVMSENICFPAKLAHGHIFDLIGKKVDRIFYPTVVYEQEEYENALNTYNCPVVTGYPDLLKSAVNPERKFGIPLENPVISFKDFNLLKDQLYLFFKQSGINYRTVSEGVEKGMAAQSNYRKQLKSMAKTQLSKADAEGRTTVVLAGRPYHVDPLINHGVPDVLTELGVDVVSETALPLNADTVALEDVNVLTQWSYANRLYAAARWVTNTANAQMVQLTSFGCGPDAISADEVKEILRHGGKIHTLIKMDEIVNVGAVRIRLRSMLEAVKEKNGKTRAVGGGTMQTGRAVVGKSGKRTLIAPYFSPFYSPLVPSAFRPFGHRVEVLPPQDRESVEWGLKTINNDMCYPSVLVAGDIIKAFQSGRYDPEKTAVVMTQTGGQCRASSYVSLIKKALAAAGLDEVPIIAISNEEINAQPWFKIDKMGLIKRMGLGIIFADPLARMYLSTMVREKVPGTSKNLHEKYLFEMETGIENADYYYLLNLLKRAVADFNRVEINDKTVPRVGIVGEIFVKYNFFSNGNIIDWLSGQGVEVVLPPIQNFFAQRFINETYDQKAFFKRSLADRIKYRLLEIYSNYHVGQIERIMQGFRFYRKAHDLRKLAAITGEVVSLANQFGEGWLLTAEMIAMLNEGIDNIVCLQPFGCIANHITGRGMENKLREMFPHLNLLSLDMDAGASEVNMMNRLHFMVTAAREEVDREVGTQPAQKTARRFAIPDAWPRELDSFNAYTSLEVEKWRAWASNLGLWEKTRQMKRWVGM, from the coding sequence ATGAAGAACCATGCAGAAAGTCTCTATTTTGCCGGGATCGATATCGGTTCAACTACAGCCAAGGCGGTTATCCTGGATAAAGAGGGTGGCATGGTATTTTTCCGCTACTGTCGTCATCAGGGCAAAACAGTGGAAACAACACGGCGTATTTTCAATGACGCCCTTGAGAAACTTGGCGACGTGGAGCTTGATTTGGCGGTTACCGGATCGGCGGGGATGGGTGCGGCCGAATTCTTCGGCCTGCCGTTCGTGCAGGAAGTGGTGGCCTCCGCGCACGTCATCGAAAAGTTTTTCCCCGAAGCCAGGACATTTATCGAAATCGGCGGAGAAGACTCCAAAATAATATTCTTTGACGGCAGTGGCCGCCCCGATATCCGGATGAACGGAAGTTGCGCCGGCGGGACCGGTGCTTTTATCGATCAAATGGCGGTTCTCCTGGGTGTTGATGTAGCGGAACTGAACGTTCTGGCCGGAAAAGCCACGAATATTTATCCGATTGCGTCGCGGTGCGGCGTTTTCGCCAAAACCGACATCCAGGCCCTGCTGAGCCGCCATGTATCCAGGGAAGATGTGGCGGCTTCCATATTTCATTCGGTCGCCCTTCAGGTGATAACCGCCTTGTCCCGTGGACGGGAGATGGAAAGAAAAATACTGATCGGAGGCGGGCCGCTGACATTTTATCCAATCCTGCGGAAAGCCTTTGCAAATCTGCTCGGCATTGAGCATCCGGATGACCTGGTACTTCCGGATCATCCGGAACTGCTTCCCGCCATGGGAGCGGCCATGGTGCGCAATGGCAAACCATGTCGGGGCCGGATCAGCAATTTTTTATCCATGTCCGAGAGAGGTGTCAGCCGTGCAACCAACAGCGGCACCAAAAGGCTGCCCCCCCTGTTTGCAAGCAATTACGAATTTGAAATATGGCAAAAAAGGCATGAGCGAAATTTGGTTCCCAGGATTGACCTGCCTGAGGCAAAAGGAAAAGATCTTTTTTTAGGTGTGGATTCGGGGTCAACCACCACCAAGATCGTCCTTGTCGATGAGAAAGGCAAACTGGTTCTGAGCTATTACGGCCCCAACAACGGCGATCCCATCCAGGCGGTAAAAAAGGGACTGGCTGAATTCAGAAAAAAGTTTGTTTCTGCCGGCTTTGCCCCGCGGATCACCAGAACGGCGGCCACCGGCTATGGTGAAAGTCTCATAAGAACCGCCTTCGGGTTGGACGACGGCCTGGTTGAGACCATGGCGCATTACCGGGCGGCGCGGCGCTTTGAGCCGGATGTATCCTTTATTCTGGATATCGGCGGGCAGGACATGAAGGCGATCTATATTCATGACAACGCCGTGGCTGAAATTCAGATCAATGAGGCCTGCTCATCGGGATGTGGTTCCTTTATTGAGACGTTTGCCCGTTCGCTAGGGTATAGTGTCCAGGAATTCGCAGAGATTGCATGCGATAGCAAATCACCTTTTGATCTGGGAACCCGCTGCACCATCTTCATGAACTCCAAAGTGAAGCAGGCCCTTCGGGAAGGGGCGACGGTCGGCGACATTTCGGCAGGTTTGGCGTATTCGGTTATCAAAAATGCTCTGTACAAAGTGCTGAAGCTGAAGGACGTCGATGTCCTGGGGGACAAAATCGTAGTTCAGGGCGGAACTTTTCGAAATTCAGCCGTATTACGCGCATTGGAAATGCTGCTGAACAAGGAGGTTATAAGGCCGGATATTTCCGAGCTGATGGGTGCATACGGCGCGGCCCTGACAGCCCTTGCCAATCATCGTGCGCATGTTGTGGCGGCCGTTGCTCCGCAGCAAGAAGCGCTGAAAGGTCCGGATCGGCCGGGACGGGAGACCGACGACCTGGTTTTTGAGAAATTGGTGATGGGAAGTGGTTTTTCAAAAAAGGAAATCCGCTGCCGGGGATGTGAAAACCAGTGCAGGGTTTTGAAGCTGACTTTCAGCAACGGAAACCATTTTTATACAGGGAACCGATGCGAGCGGCGCTTCAGCAACAATCCGGATGCTCAACGCAAAGGAAGGAACCTGATTGATGATCAGATAAGGCTCCTGTTTGAGCGAAACACGGAACCCGAAGGCGAACCGATTTTCACCTACGGTATCCCCCGCTGCCTGAACATGTATGAAAACTTTCCCTTTTGGTGCGCCTTTTTGACCACATGCGGCTTCAGGGTGGTTCTCTCGTCCGAGTCCAATTTCCAATTATATGAAAAGGGGTCTTCCACTGTCATGTCGGAAAACATCTGCTTTCCCGCCAAGCTTGCCCATGGTCACATTTTCGACCTTATCGGAAAAAAAGTCGACAGGATATTCTACCCTACCGTGGTCTATGAGCAGGAAGAATACGAAAATGCTTTAAATACTTATAATTGCCCGGTGGTTACCGGATATCCCGACCTTTTGAAAAGTGCGGTTAACCCTGAGCGGAAATTCGGGATTCCCCTGGAGAACCCGGTTATCAGTTTTAAGGATTTCAATTTGCTGAAGGATCAGCTTTATCTATTCTTCAAGCAGTCCGGAATCAATTACCGGACGGTGTCGGAAGGTGTCGAAAAGGGGATGGCGGCACAATCGAATTACAGGAAACAACTCAAGTCCATGGCGAAGACGCAGCTAAGCAAGGCGGATGCCGAGGGGCGGACAACAGTTGTTCTTGCCGGTCGCCCCTATCATGTGGACCCGCTTATCAACCACGGTGTTCCGGATGTATTGACGGAACTCGGCGTGGACGTCGTCAGTGAAACCGCGCTTCCCCTGAATGCAGATACCGTCGCTCTGGAAGATGTCAATGTCCTGACCCAGTGGAGCTATGCCAACAGGCTGTACGCAGCGGCAAGGTGGGTAACAAACACGGCCAATGCCCAAATGGTTCAGTTGACCTCTTTCGGCTGTGGGCCGGATGCGATTTCGGCCGATGAGGTCAAAGAAATTCTGCGCCATGGCGGGAAGATTCATACCTTGATCAAAATGGATGAAATCGTCAACGTGGGCGCCGTCAGGATCAGACTGCGCTCCATGCTGGAAGCGGTGAAGGAAAAGAACGGCAAAACGAGAGCCGTAGGGGGCGGCACAATGCAAACGGGCCGGGCGGTTGTGGGCAAGTCCGGAAAGAGAACCCTGATCGCCCCCTATTTTTCACCCTTCTATTCACCGCTGGTCCCGTCGGCTTTCAGGCCCTTCGGTCACCGGGTTGAAGTCCTTCCGCCCCAGGACAGGGAGTCGGTTGAATGGGGACTTAAAACCATCAACAACGATATGTGCTACCCCTCTGTCCTGGTAGCCGGCGACATTATCAAGGCATTTCAATCAGGCAGGTACGATCCTGAAAAAACCGCTGTCGTCATGACCCAAACCGGCGGTCAATGCCGGGCATCCTCTTACGTGTCGCTTATCAAAAAAGCACTGGCCGCCGCCGGCCTGGATGAGGTTCCGATAATCGCTATATCCAATGAGGAAATCAATGCACAACCGTGGTTTAAAATAGATAAAATGGGGCTGATAAAACGGATGGGCTTGGGAATTATTTTCGCCGATCCCCTGGCCAGGATGTATTTATCAACAATGGTCAGGGAAAAGGTGCCCGGGACATCCAAGAACCTGCATGAAAAATATCTCTTTGAAATGGAAACAGGTATCGAGAATGCAGATTATTATTATCTTCTCAATCTTCTGAAAAGGGCCGTGGCGGACTTCAACCGGGTTGAGATCAACGACAAGACTGTCCCAAGAGTCGGGATCGTTGGAGAAATCTTCGTTAAATATAACTTCTTCTCCAACGGAAATATCATCGACTGGCTGTCCGGCCAGGGGGTGGAAGTGGTTCTTCCTCCTATACAGAATTTTTTCGCCCAGCGCTTTATCAATGAGACCTACGACCAAAAGGCCTTTTTTAAACGTTCTTTGGCGGATCGTATCAAGTACAGGCTGCTGGAGATATACTCAAATTACCATGTCGGCCAAATCGAGCGGATTATGCAGGGATTTCGTTTTTACAGAAAGGCTCATGACTTAAGAAAACTGGCGGCGATAACCGGCGAGGTAGTCAGTTTGGCCAATCAGTTTGGCGAAGGATGGCTTCTTACGGCTGAAATGATCGCCATGCTCAATGAAGGAATCGACAACATCGTCTGTCTCCAGCCCTTCGGCTGCATTGCCAACCACATCACCGGGCGGGGCATGGAAAACAAACTCAGGGAGATGTTTCCTCATCTGAACCTACTTTCACTGGACATGGATGCAGGGGCAAGCGAGGTCAACATGATGAACCGCCTCCATTTTATGGTGACAGCCGCACGGGAAGAGGTGGACCGCGAGGTGGGAACACAGCCGGCGCAGAAGACCGCTCGAAGATTTGCCATTCCCGATGCATGGCCGCGCGAACTGGATTCTTTCAACGCCTACACGTCTTTGGAGGTCGAAAAATGGAGGGCCTGGGCGTCCAACCTGGGACTGTGGGAGAAGACGCGGCAGATGAAGCGCTGGGTCGGCATGTAA